A stretch of Streptomyces vietnamensis DNA encodes these proteins:
- a CDS encoding NUDIX hydrolase, with protein MQQELRVAAYAVCVRGDEILLARWVAKDGTKRWTLPGGGMDHGEEPVRTVVREVEEETGYVTEPTALLGIDSIRRSWLRRLGGPGDWQGLRIIYEAQVTGGALRNETDGSTDLAAWHPLDSVSSLVRVELVDIGLDLWRERPPVGRSRLTDPANG; from the coding sequence ATGCAGCAGGAGTTGAGGGTGGCGGCCTACGCCGTGTGTGTCCGGGGCGACGAGATACTCCTCGCCCGCTGGGTCGCGAAGGACGGGACCAAGCGGTGGACCCTGCCGGGCGGCGGCATGGACCACGGCGAGGAGCCCGTCCGTACCGTCGTCCGCGAGGTGGAGGAGGAGACCGGGTACGTGACCGAGCCCACCGCCCTCCTCGGCATCGACTCCATCCGGCGCTCCTGGCTCCGCCGGCTCGGCGGGCCGGGCGACTGGCAGGGCCTGCGGATCATCTACGAGGCCCAGGTCACCGGGGGTGCCCTGCGCAACGAGACCGACGGCTCCACCGACCTCGCCGCCTGGCACCCGCTCGACTCCGTGTCCTCCCTCGTCCGCGTCGAACTCGTCGACATCGGCCTCGACCTGTGGCGCGAACGCCCTCCGGTCGGCCGCTCCCGCCTCACCGATCCGGCGAACGG
- a CDS encoding HPP family protein, producing MTTTAPPRRAAPPRPRPGLALTSAGASVTALLLLVAIGTVLHQPLLIPPLAASMALVAGAPDLPLSQPRSVIGGQLLSALTGFAVLALAGPGPWGAAVAGGLALGVMMLARTPHSPAAATAVIVALQAPPFWSFLGLLALASLLLVAVGPAAARATGRTYPAYWL from the coding sequence TTGACGACCACCGCCCCACCCCGCCGCGCCGCACCCCCGCGCCCTCGTCCAGGCCTCGCGCTGACCTCGGCCGGCGCCAGCGTCACCGCCCTCCTCCTCCTGGTAGCCATCGGCACCGTCCTCCACCAGCCGCTGCTCATCCCACCCCTCGCCGCCAGCATGGCCCTGGTGGCCGGCGCCCCCGACCTCCCCCTCTCCCAACCGCGCTCGGTCATCGGCGGCCAACTGCTCTCCGCCCTCACCGGCTTCGCGGTGCTCGCCCTGGCCGGGCCGGGCCCGTGGGGCGCCGCGGTGGCGGGCGGCCTCGCGCTCGGCGTGATGATGCTCGCCCGTACCCCGCACTCGCCCGCCGCGGCCACGGCCGTCATCGTCGCCCTCCAGGCCCCGCCGTTCTGGTCGTTTCTCGGCCTTCTCGCCCTCGCCTCCCTCCTCCTGGTCGCCGTCGGCCCGGCGGCCGCCCGTGCCACGGGGCGGACGTATCCCGCGTACTGGCTCTAA